In Leisingera sp. NJS204, the DNA window GCACTGGCGTGCCGCCTTCAGGCGGTCAGTTGCTCAGCGCCGTCCGGTAACGTTCGTCCCGGTAGAACAGATGCACACCAATGCGCGTGGTGTTTGTAAAGGTGCGGCTCCAGCGCGGCCGGACCGCGGTGGTATGATAGTAGGTCGCACCGCCGGTCAGCTCTGACTTCAGCCCGTTCAGCGCGGCGCGTGCTACCTTGGCCACCCGCTGATACGCCTTCTTTTCGTTGATCACTTCCTTGTGGCCATCGCAGGTGTAGGTGAACTGGCACTGGTACTTGCGCCCGGTTCCCTGCTTGATCACACCGCAAAGCGAATTCGGGAACTGCGCGCTCTTGACCCGGTTCAGGATCACTTCGGCGACTGCGAACTGGCCCTTTACGGTTTCGCCGCGGGCTTCGAAATACAGCGCTTCGGCCAGACAGGCGAATTGCTCGCCGCCGGCAGCTTTCGGCTGGGCATCCAGCCAGGCCTTGCTGTATTCGATCTGCGGCCGTGCCTTGCGGCTCTTGAACGCGTTGTTGCGGATCCCGAAAAATCCGCTGAACTTCCGCGCAGGAACTGCACTCAAACTGGCCTGTTCACGCTCGATCAGCGTACCCAGACCGGTTTCGGCAGCAACACTCTTACCCATCGCGATGGTGGCAGCCATCACGGCAATCATAGTCAACAATTTCATTCAGGGTTCCCCCGTCCTAGCAGCTTGTGCCCGGTTCCCCCGGCACATGCGGTCGCATCCCTTAAGGTAAAAGACCCGAAACGTCCAGCGTTCGGGCAGCAACCGCACTCACGAGGAACACAAGCCCACCGCCGGTGTTACATCGGCGGCTGCTGGATGGCCCAATTTTTCTTAATATTTTGTGTATGTTGGCGCTGTCTGCCCGGTTATTCCGGAAATTGCCAGCTGGGCTGCGGCCAAACGCGCAACCGGTACCCGGAACGGGGAACATGAAACGTAATCAAAGCCCGCGTCACGGCAAAAGGCAATCGATTCGGGGTTGCCGCCGTGCTCGCCGCAGATTGAAAGAGTGATCTCCCCGTTTTCCGCCCGGCCGCGCTGAACGCCCAGTTTCAGCAGCTCTCCCACCCCGTCGGTGTCCAGCACATGGAACGGATCCTCGGGAAATACCCCCTGGTTCACGTAGTCCGACATGAACCGCCCGGCATCGTCGCGCGACAGCCCATAGGTCATCTGGGTGAGGTCATTGGTGCCAAAGCTGAGGAACGCGGTATGCGGTGAAATCTCGCCCGCCCTGAGCGCCGCGCGCGGTGTTTCCACCATGACGCCCAGCCGGTAGGTAAAGTCCTCGCCGCGCTCTGCCTTGACCGCCGCGGCCACCGCATCGATGCGGGCCTTGACCAGCTCCACCTCGCGCTTGGCCGAGACCAGCGGGATCATGATCTCTGGCACCACAGGCTCGCCTTCTTCCGAGGCTTCCAATGTGGCTTCAAAAATCGCCCGCGCCTGCATGTCGTAGATTTCCGGCACCGTGACCCCCAGCCGCACACCGCGCAGGCCCAGCATAGGGTTGTATTCGCCCATTTCCTCAACCCGGCGGGTGACATCGCTGACCGGGATGCCCAACGCTTCGGACAATTCCCGCTGGCCGGATTTGGTGGCAGGCAGGAATTCATGCAGCGGCGGGTCGAACAGGCGGATGCAGACCGGCATCCCCTCCATGATCCGGAACAGTTCTCGGAAGTCGTCACGCTGCATCGGCAGCAGCCGCTCCAGCACCGCAGCCCGCCCTGACGGTGTCTCGGCAAAAATCATCTCCCGCATCACCGTCAGGCGGCCGGGCTCAAAAAACATGTGTTCCGTGCGGCAGAGCCCGATGCCCTGCGCATTGAATTTCCGTGCGGTTTCAGCATCTTCCGGCGTATCAGCATTGGCGCGAATGCCAATATCGCGGGCATCGTCCGCCCAGGCCAGCAAGGTTTGCAGCGCCCCGTCCTGGGCCGCCTCCAGCATCGCCGGCTGGCCCGCCAGCACATGGCCGCTGCTGCCGTCGATCGTGATGATGTCACCAGCCCGGAACACCCGGCCATCCGCCGCCTCCAGCATCTTGCGCTTGCTGTGGAACTTCATGTTCAGGGCGCCGACAATACACGGCAGCCCCAGCCCGCGGCCGATCACCGCAGCGTGGCTGGTCATGCCGCCCTTTTCGGTCAGCACCCCGGCAGCGGCATGCATCCCCCGCACATCTTCAGGAGAGGTTTCCCGGCGCACCAGAATGCAGGGCTCCCCGCGGGACGCGCTGGCCTGCGCCCCGGCGGCGGTAAAGACCAGCTTGCCCGTGGCAGCCCCCGGACTGGCGGCGATGCCGCTGCCAATCACATCCCGTTCCGCATCCGGCGCCACCTGGCGGTGCAGCATCTCGTTCAGGATATGCGCATCCACCCGCAACAGCGCCTCTTCCTGCGGGATAATGCCGTCTTCGGCCAGCGCCACAGCAATCCGCACCGCAGCCTGCGCCGAGCGCGCCACCCGCACCCCGTCCAGGATATGCACACGCCCGTTTTCAATGACAAACTCCAGCTGCATTTCCTCACGCAGCTTCTCACGCATCAGCGCGGCATGGGATTGAATGTCCGCAAAAGCCTCCGGCGCCAGCTCCTCCAGCGACAGTCCGCGCGTGTCCCTGGCCAGATACAGCGCCTTGGCCCCTGCCCCCAGCGCATCGCGCCCCTGGCTTTGGCTCAGGTAGCGTCCGGTCAGCCGCGGACTGCCGGTGGTCGAATTCACCAGCTGCAGCACGCCGGAGCCGCATTCGCCCTGGCCGACACCGGGGATCATTTCCTGCACCACCAGCCCCAGGCCTGCATCAGCAGGTGCGCCCTTGGCCTGGCGCAACAGCCGCGCCGAGGTGCCTTCCCAGGCACGCGCCATCGACCGCAGCACCGCCGCCAGTTGTTCGCCTGGATCCTGCGGGAAAGGCTCATCCGTTTCCGCCTCGTAAGCGTGCAGGATCTCGCTCAGCGCGTCCGGGCCGCCATCCTCGACATCGTCGAACACATCCGGGTCCAGCCGCGCCACATGCACTGCGTAAGATTGCACAAAGCGCAGGAACAAAGCCGCGGCGGCCTCCCGCCCCAGACTGTCGCAAAGGTCCACATAGCGCGCGTCGTTCATGCCGATGTTCAGGATCGCGCCCGGTCCGCCCCAATCCGGATCCTCGGAAGACGGGCGCACGCACAGCAGCGCCTCCGGGTCGAATTCGCTCAGCACTGCTGTCAGGTCCGGCATTTGGCCTTCGGCAATGGAATGCACCGCGTCAAAAGACAGCGCCACTGTGCGCGGCACCGGCAGGTCCAGCCGCTCCAGCCGCTGCAGGCATTTCGCCCGCCCGCCATGGGTGGTGGCGGCAATCGGTGCGGTCGCGGTGATAAGGGAAGCCGGCGGGATCTGTTCGAAATCTTTCTGCACTGCAGCACGTCTCCTTTGCAAGTCAC includes these proteins:
- a CDS encoding putative PEP-binding protein, giving the protein MSCPYGDLQRRRAAVQKDFEQIPPASLITATAPIAATTHGGRAKCLQRLERLDLPVPRTVALSFDAVHSIAEGQMPDLTAVLSEFDPEALLCVRPSSEDPDWGGPGAILNIGMNDARYVDLCDSLGREAAAALFLRFVQSYAVHVARLDPDVFDDVEDGGPDALSEILHAYEAETDEPFPQDPGEQLAAVLRSMARAWEGTSARLLRQAKGAPADAGLGLVVQEMIPGVGQGECGSGVLQLVNSTTGSPRLTGRYLSQSQGRDALGAGAKALYLARDTRGLSLEELAPEAFADIQSHAALMREKLREEMQLEFVIENGRVHILDGVRVARSAQAAVRIAVALAEDGIIPQEEALLRVDAHILNEMLHRQVAPDAERDVIGSGIAASPGAATGKLVFTAAGAQASASRGEPCILVRRETSPEDVRGMHAAAGVLTEKGGMTSHAAVIGRGLGLPCIVGALNMKFHSKRKMLEAADGRVFRAGDIITIDGSSGHVLAGQPAMLEAAQDGALQTLLAWADDARDIGIRANADTPEDAETARKFNAQGIGLCRTEHMFFEPGRLTVMREMIFAETPSGRAAVLERLLPMQRDDFRELFRIMEGMPVCIRLFDPPLHEFLPATKSGQRELSEALGIPVSDVTRRVEEMGEYNPMLGLRGVRLGVTVPEIYDMQARAIFEATLEASEEGEPVVPEIMIPLVSAKREVELVKARIDAVAAAVKAERGEDFTYRLGVMVETPRAALRAGEISPHTAFLSFGTNDLTQMTYGLSRDDAGRFMSDYVNQGVFPEDPFHVLDTDGVGELLKLGVQRGRAENGEITLSICGEHGGNPESIAFCRDAGFDYVSCSPFRVPVARLAAAQLAISGITGQTAPTYTKY
- a CDS encoding cell wall hydrolase — its product is MKLLTMIAVMAATIAMGKSVAAETGLGTLIEREQASLSAVPARKFSGFFGIRNNAFKSRKARPQIEYSKAWLDAQPKAAGGEQFACLAEALYFEARGETVKGQFAVAEVILNRVKSAQFPNSLCGVIKQGTGRKYQCQFTYTCDGHKEVINEKKAYQRVAKVARAALNGLKSELTGGATYYHTTAVRPRWSRTFTNTTRIGVHLFYRDERYRTALSN